The Lolium rigidum isolate FL_2022 chromosome 1, APGP_CSIRO_Lrig_0.1, whole genome shotgun sequence region TGGATAGAACAAATATAGTTCTCGTAATAAGATAGCATACAGGTTTCAGCCAATAATAGCTGGTTGGGCCAAATTTAAGAGGTGCCTGCGGCAGCTGCCTCCTCCAGGAGCTGCTTCACCTTGGTGATGTAGTCGCTCATGGCTTCCTCCTTGGATTTGCCTGCAAATATCATGAAAATATTAGAAACGAATGGTGATGTCCTGCAGGAGTATTAGAGTAGACAACAGGATGTTGTTGTAACAGGATAGAATGATTTGAAAAGTAAATGGACCTTTAACAGCCTCCCATGCGCACCATTTGGCTCTGTCCCTCATGTTGAATACGCCAGGTTTAGCTTCAGGAAATTATTAGAAAAGGAGTAAGTACAAGTACGGCGCACTCTATCATGAACACAAAACTCACACCGCAGGCGAAATTCTGTAAGGCGGACGATAGCATGCTCATATGTGGAGTTAATGCCCCCACTAAAGTCACATCGAGAATTAACTCAAGCACTCTGAATATGAACACTTATTAGCAGCCAGATGCGTTAAAGTTTGTCAGCAAATGTATATGATGACTTTGTGGAGTAGTAACTCAAAGAAGTTCAGACATATATTACAAACAGATTCTGAATAAGCGAAAAGGAGATTACTAGACAGACTCTTATTATCTACtatctttttgtttgtttgagacCAACCTATATATGCAATATTAAAATTGAAGATCTAATTCAAGTATAAGCGGCAAAAG contains the following coding sequences:
- the LOC124702807 gene encoding acyl-CoA-binding domain-containing protein 1; translated protein: MGLQEDFEEHAEKAKTLPESTTNDDKLILYGLYKQATVGDVNTPKPGVFNMRDRAKWCAWEAVKGKSKEEAMSDYITKVKQLLEEAAAAGTS